The Achromobacter deleyi genome has a window encoding:
- a CDS encoding FUSC family protein: MKLPNIRETIFSLKSYLSAIMALYLAYSIGLPRPFWAMTTAYVVAQPWSGAVRSKALYRLVGTFIGSAATVYMVPRLSNSPVIMTGAMVLWVGACLYMSVLDRTPRSYLFMLAGYTAAMIGFPSVTDPSLVFDTALARVEEISLGIVCATLIHSIVLPRGLAPALTLQLDKAVRDARNWMHDTLSGKNAEQRDKDRRVLANDITQLRLLSTHVPFDTSNLRWTAGAVRAMQDQISALTPAVSAVEDRMRALQADGRALPEPVAALLRDISEWINAGAQASHETAVRLRAAVTRLTPGIDSRSTWRDALLASLMTRLRELIDTYDECLALRRDIRAGLEGAPLRAPLRASRPARDPNSALHRDHGMALLSALAAGVAISVCCAFWIGTAWSNGATAALMAAIFSCFFASQDNPVPGIMQFLTYTVYSIPLSALYLLGIMPAIHSFEMLALSMLPTAFVLGVFIARPASAGKAMAMLFGFLGTMALQDTNTADVVSFIDTQVAQCMGVATAAIIAAIFRTVSADWSARRIQAANWKELATLASSPRAPSRHTYTARMLDRIGLLQPRLALAKRPDDLVAADALKDLRVGRDITELQRARRHLPMAEPTIQPVLNSLAQFFRVRSSGRTHERTPEFLAQIDRALCSVAASPQGPTARDHAVVALVGIRRAFFPDAPDYQPAHPTLEGQAS; encoded by the coding sequence GTGAAACTCCCGAACATCCGCGAAACCATTTTTTCGCTCAAGAGCTACCTGAGCGCCATCATGGCGCTCTATCTGGCTTACAGCATCGGTTTGCCGCGTCCGTTCTGGGCCATGACCACCGCCTATGTCGTGGCCCAGCCCTGGTCCGGCGCCGTGCGGTCCAAGGCGCTGTACCGCCTGGTCGGCACCTTCATCGGCTCCGCCGCCACGGTCTACATGGTGCCGCGGCTGTCGAACTCGCCCGTCATCATGACCGGCGCGATGGTGCTGTGGGTGGGCGCCTGCCTGTACATGTCGGTGCTGGACCGCACGCCGCGGTCCTATCTGTTCATGCTGGCCGGCTACACCGCGGCGATGATCGGCTTTCCCAGCGTGACGGACCCTTCCCTGGTCTTCGACACGGCGCTCGCCCGCGTCGAAGAAATCAGCCTGGGCATTGTGTGCGCCACGCTAATCCACAGCATCGTCCTGCCGCGCGGCCTGGCGCCCGCGCTGACGCTGCAGCTGGACAAGGCGGTGCGCGACGCGCGCAACTGGATGCACGACACGCTCAGCGGCAAGAATGCCGAGCAGCGCGACAAGGACCGCCGCGTGCTGGCCAACGACATCACGCAGCTGCGCCTGCTTTCCACCCATGTCCCGTTCGACACCAGCAACCTGCGCTGGACGGCGGGCGCCGTGCGCGCCATGCAGGACCAGATCTCGGCGCTGACGCCGGCCGTCTCGGCGGTGGAAGACCGCATGCGCGCCCTGCAGGCCGACGGCCGGGCCTTGCCCGAACCCGTGGCGGCGCTGCTGCGCGACATCTCCGAATGGATCAATGCCGGCGCCCAGGCCTCGCATGAAACCGCCGTGCGCCTGCGCGCCGCCGTGACGCGCCTGACCCCCGGCATCGACAGCCGTTCCACCTGGCGCGACGCCCTGCTCGCCAGCCTGATGACGCGGCTGCGCGAACTGATCGACACCTATGACGAATGCCTGGCCCTGCGCCGCGACATCCGCGCCGGCCTGGAAGGCGCGCCGTTGCGCGCCCCGCTGCGCGCGTCGCGGCCCGCCCGCGATCCCAACTCGGCGCTGCACCGCGACCACGGCATGGCGCTGCTTTCCGCGCTGGCCGCGGGCGTGGCCATCTCGGTGTGCTGCGCCTTCTGGATCGGCACGGCCTGGAGCAACGGCGCCACCGCCGCGCTGATGGCCGCCATCTTCAGCTGCTTCTTCGCGTCCCAGGACAACCCGGTGCCCGGCATCATGCAGTTCCTGACCTACACGGTGTATTCGATCCCGCTGTCGGCGCTGTACCTGCTGGGCATCATGCCCGCCATCCATTCGTTCGAGATGCTGGCCCTGTCGATGCTGCCGACCGCTTTCGTGCTGGGCGTCTTCATCGCCCGGCCGGCAAGCGCCGGCAAGGCCATGGCCATGCTGTTCGGCTTCCTGGGCACCATGGCGCTGCAGGACACCAACACCGCCGACGTCGTGTCCTTCATCGACACGCAAGTCGCGCAGTGCATGGGCGTGGCCACGGCGGCGATCATCGCCGCCATCTTCCGCACGGTCAGCGCCGACTGGAGCGCGCGCCGCATCCAGGCCGCCAACTGGAAAGAGCTGGCCACCCTGGCGAGTTCGCCGCGCGCGCCCTCGCGCCATACGTACACCGCCCGCATGCTGGACCGCATCGGGCTCTTGCAGCCGCGCCTGGCGCTGGCCAAGCGCCCCGACGACCTGGTGGCCGCCGACGCGCTGAAGGACCTGCGCGTGGGCCGCGACATCACCGAACTGCAACGCGCGCGCCGCCATCTGCCGATGGCCGAGCCGACGATCCAGCCGGTGCTCAACAGCCTGGCGCAATTCTTCCGGGTCCGCTCTTCGGGGCGGACGCACGAGAGAACGCCCGAATTCCTGGCGCAGATCGACCGCGCGCTTTGCAGCGTGGCCGCTTCGCCGCAAGGCCCGACCGCGCGCGACCACGCCGTGGTGGCGCTGGTGGGTATCCGCCGCGCCTTCTTCCCCGACGCGCCCGACTACCAACCTGCCCATCCGACGCTGGAGGGCCAAGCATCATGA
- a CDS encoding MarR family winged helix-turn-helix transcriptional regulator, whose amino-acid sequence MNTPSDSQLMATTANLMVLSRAYRGAADKALADYGLSQATAWPVILAGRLGDGVRQGALAEALGVEGPSLVRVLDQLVAAGLMERREDAHDRRAKTLHLTEAGHALRAQVEEVLVELRRRLFNGVSEADLEACARVFDVLKVSLGRSGAGAHEDARP is encoded by the coding sequence ATGAACACTCCTTCCGACTCCCAGCTCATGGCCACCACCGCAAACCTGATGGTGCTGTCGCGCGCCTATCGCGGCGCCGCCGACAAGGCGCTCGCCGACTATGGCCTGTCGCAGGCCACCGCCTGGCCGGTCATCCTGGCCGGCCGCCTGGGAGACGGCGTGCGCCAGGGCGCGCTGGCCGAGGCGCTGGGCGTCGAAGGCCCGTCGCTGGTGCGCGTGCTGGACCAGCTGGTCGCCGCCGGGCTGATGGAACGCCGCGAAGACGCCCACGACCGCCGCGCCAAGACCCTGCACCTGACCGAAGCCGGCCATGCGCTGCGCGCGCAGGTCGAAGAGGTGCTGGTGGAATTGCGCCGCCGCCTCTTCAACGGCGTCAGCGAAGCGGACCTGGAAGCCTGCGCGCGCGTCTTCGACGTGCTGAAGGTGTCTCTGGGACGCAGCGGAGCCGGCGCCCACGAGGACGCGCGGCCGTGA
- the queD gene encoding 6-carboxytetrahydropterin synthase QueD, with translation MISVTRRLEFDAGHRIPDHRSQCRNLHGHRYVLEITLTGDVVQAPGESDNGMLMDFSEIKHIAKTHIVDIWDHAFLVYEGDAAVRGFLDSLPGHKTVVLDRIPTAENLAAIVFETLAPHYHGHYGADLRLTRVRLYETPNCWADCNG, from the coding sequence ATGATTTCCGTGACCCGCAGGCTCGAGTTCGACGCCGGCCACCGCATTCCCGACCACCGCAGCCAGTGCCGCAACCTGCACGGCCACCGCTACGTGCTGGAGATCACGCTGACCGGCGACGTGGTGCAGGCGCCCGGCGAGTCCGACAACGGCATGCTGATGGACTTCTCGGAAATCAAGCACATCGCCAAGACCCACATCGTGGACATCTGGGACCACGCGTTCCTGGTCTATGAAGGGGACGCCGCCGTGCGCGGCTTCCTGGACAGCCTGCCCGGCCACAAGACCGTGGTGCTGGACCGCATCCCGACCGCGGAAAACCTGGCCGCCATCGTCTTCGAAACGCTGGCGCCGCACTACCATGGCCACTACGGCGCGGACCTGCGCCTGACGCGCGTGCGCCTGTACGAAACGCCGAACTGCTGGGCCGACTGCAACGGCTGA
- the queE gene encoding 7-carboxy-7-deazaguanine synthase translates to MTYSAKEIFKTLQGEGAHAGRAAVFCRFAGCNLWTGRESDRASAACTFCDTDFIGTDGDGGGKFASADLLADAIAAAWGPGAENRYVVFTGGEPLLQLDAPLLAAIHARGFTVAIETNGTIKAPAGIDWICVSPKGTAPVVVERGNELKLVYPQSNALPETFAHLDFEHFFLQPMDGPARAANTEQAVQYCMQHPQWRLSLQTHKYIGIP, encoded by the coding sequence ATGACTTACTCCGCCAAAGAAATCTTCAAGACCCTGCAAGGCGAAGGCGCCCATGCAGGCCGCGCGGCGGTATTTTGCCGGTTTGCGGGCTGTAACCTGTGGACCGGCCGCGAAAGCGACCGCGCCAGCGCCGCCTGCACTTTCTGCGACACCGACTTCATCGGCACCGACGGCGACGGCGGGGGCAAGTTCGCCTCGGCCGATCTGCTGGCCGACGCCATTGCCGCGGCCTGGGGGCCGGGCGCCGAAAACCGCTACGTGGTTTTCACCGGCGGCGAACCCCTGCTGCAGCTGGACGCGCCGCTGCTGGCCGCCATCCACGCGCGCGGCTTCACCGTGGCCATCGAGACCAACGGCACGATCAAGGCCCCGGCGGGCATCGACTGGATCTGCGTCAGCCCCAAGGGCACGGCGCCAGTCGTGGTCGAACGCGGCAATGAGCTCAAGCTTGTCTATCCGCAGTCCAACGCCCTGCCCGAGACATTCGCGCACCTGGACTTCGAGCACTTCTTCCTGCAACCCATGGACGGTCCCGCGCGCGCGGCCAACACCGAGCAGGCCGTCCAGTACTGTATGCAGCATCCGCAATGGCGGCTCAGCCTGCAAACCCACAAATACATAGGCATTCCATGA
- the arfB gene encoding alternative ribosome rescue aminoacyl-tRNA hydrolase ArfB: MFHVQDSIYIDERDLTFTMIRAQGAGGQNVNKVSSAVHLRFDVRASSLPPEVQDALCAVSDHRISKDGVIVIKSQSFRSQEKNRAEAIERLVAMVRSAIQVDKPRRATKPTRSSQRRRVQRKVLHGEVKRLRGRVQGD, from the coding sequence ATGTTTCATGTTCAAGATTCCATTTACATCGACGAGCGCGACCTGACGTTCACCATGATCCGCGCCCAGGGCGCGGGCGGACAGAACGTCAACAAGGTTTCCAGCGCCGTCCACCTGCGCTTTGATGTCCGCGCCTCCAGCCTGCCGCCCGAAGTCCAGGATGCGTTGTGCGCCGTGAGCGACCACCGCATCTCCAAGGACGGCGTGATCGTCATCAAGTCGCAGTCATTTCGCAGCCAGGAAAAGAACCGGGCCGAAGCCATCGAACGGCTGGTCGCCATGGTGCGTTCGGCGATCCAGGTCGACAAGCCGCGCCGCGCGACCAAGCCCACCCGTTCGTCGCAGCGCCGCCGCGTGCAGCGCAAGGTGCTGCATGGCGAGGTCAAGCGCCTGCGCGGCCGCGTCCAGGGAGATTGA
- a CDS encoding DUF2238 domain-containing protein, whose translation MADARRRHLFILAALFAVIWVALAIDPHDRADWALENVLVLAFGGALFFTRRWFVFSRVSYTLIFLYLCLHAIGAHYTYSLVPYDEWWRALTGRSFNSMVGWARNNFDRVVHFSYGLLLAYPIREIFLRVVEVRGFWAYFLPMDVTLSTSALYELVEWGAAEFFGGDLGAAYLGTQGDIWDAQKDMALAASGAVIAMALTALVNWRAQRDLARDWADSLKLRPPQRGR comes from the coding sequence GTGGCCGACGCGCGCCGGCGGCATCTGTTCATCCTGGCCGCGCTGTTCGCCGTCATTTGGGTGGCGCTGGCGATCGATCCGCACGACCGCGCCGATTGGGCGCTGGAAAACGTTCTGGTGCTGGCCTTTGGCGGCGCGCTGTTCTTCACGCGGCGCTGGTTCGTGTTTTCGCGCGTGTCGTACACGCTGATCTTCCTGTACCTGTGCCTGCACGCCATCGGCGCGCACTACACCTATTCCCTGGTGCCCTACGACGAGTGGTGGCGCGCCCTGACCGGCCGCAGCTTCAACAGCATGGTCGGCTGGGCACGCAACAATTTCGACCGGGTGGTGCATTTCTCCTATGGCTTGCTGCTGGCCTATCCCATCCGCGAGATCTTCCTGCGGGTGGTCGAGGTGCGCGGCTTCTGGGCTTACTTCCTGCCCATGGATGTCACCCTGTCCACCTCCGCGCTGTACGAACTGGTGGAATGGGGCGCGGCGGAATTTTTTGGCGGCGACCTGGGCGCCGCCTACCTGGGCACGCAGGGCGATATCTGGGACGCCCAGAAGGACATGGCGCTGGCGGCGTCGGGAGCGGTCATCGCCATGGCCTTGACCGCGCTGGTCAATTGGCGGGCGCAGCGGGATCTGGCGCGCGACTGGGCCGACAGCCTCAAGCTCCGGCCCCCCCAGCGGGGCCGATAG
- a CDS encoding ArsR/SmtB family transcription factor, whose amino-acid sequence MSASTSTPDQIDAQPGIDADAILKALANPVRRDILAWLKTPGAYFEESPGHTFEHGVCAGHIDNRCGLSQSTVSSHLAVLQRAGLISATKVGQWVFFRRNEPVIAAFLRQLNQDM is encoded by the coding sequence ATGAGCGCATCCACTTCAACCCCCGATCAGATAGACGCGCAACCCGGCATCGACGCCGACGCCATCCTCAAGGCGCTGGCCAATCCCGTGCGGCGCGACATTCTTGCGTGGCTGAAGACGCCTGGCGCGTACTTCGAGGAAAGCCCGGGGCACACCTTTGAACACGGGGTGTGCGCGGGCCACATCGATAACCGCTGCGGGCTGTCTCAGTCGACCGTGTCGTCGCACCTGGCAGTCTTGCAACGCGCGGGCCTGATCTCGGCCACGAAGGTGGGGCAGTGGGTCTTCTTTCGTCGCAATGAACCCGTGATTGCCGCTTTCCTGCGGCAGTTGAATCAGGACATGTAG
- a CDS encoding alkene reductase, with protein sequence MNPLFEPLRIGDLTLRNRVVMAPLTRQRASAGRVPNELMVEYYTQRAGAGMILTEATSVTPQGVGYADTPGLWSTEQVKGWRKVTSAVHDKDGVIVAQLWHVGRISDPLFLDGELPVAPSAIAADGHVSHVRPMRAYVTPRALETAEIPGVVEAYRHGAQMAMEAGFDGVEVHAANGYLLDQFLQDSTNHRTDQYGGSLENRARLLMEVVDACVAVWGPGRVGVHLSPRGDIHTMGDSDLAGTFSYVARELGKRGIAFLCVREHEGADSLGPVLKAEFGGVYIVNEGYTRESAEAAVAAGKADAVAFGVPYIATPDLAQRLQRNAPLNTPNPSTFYASGAEGYTDYPALPA encoded by the coding sequence ATGAACCCCCTGTTTGAACCCCTGCGCATCGGCGACCTGACCCTGCGCAACCGCGTCGTCATGGCGCCGCTTACCCGACAGCGCGCCAGCGCCGGCCGCGTGCCCAACGAGTTGATGGTCGAGTACTACACCCAGCGCGCCGGCGCCGGCATGATCCTCACCGAAGCCACCTCCGTCACGCCCCAGGGCGTGGGCTATGCCGACACCCCGGGCCTGTGGTCCACCGAACAGGTCAAGGGCTGGCGCAAGGTCACCTCCGCCGTGCACGACAAGGATGGCGTGATCGTGGCGCAGCTCTGGCATGTGGGCCGCATCTCGGACCCCCTGTTCCTGGACGGCGAACTGCCGGTCGCGCCCAGCGCCATCGCCGCCGACGGCCACGTCAGCCATGTGCGCCCCATGCGCGCCTATGTCACGCCGCGAGCGCTGGAAACGGCTGAGATCCCGGGCGTGGTCGAGGCCTACCGCCACGGCGCCCAGATGGCGATGGAGGCCGGCTTCGACGGCGTGGAAGTGCATGCCGCCAACGGCTACCTGCTGGACCAGTTCCTGCAGGACAGCACCAACCATCGCACCGACCAGTACGGCGGGTCGCTGGAGAACCGCGCGCGCTTGCTGATGGAAGTGGTCGACGCCTGCGTGGCGGTCTGGGGCCCGGGCCGGGTAGGCGTGCATTTGTCGCCGCGCGGCGACATCCACACCATGGGCGACTCGGACCTGGCCGGCACCTTCAGCTACGTGGCGCGGGAACTGGGCAAGCGCGGCATCGCGTTCCTGTGCGTGCGCGAACACGAAGGCGCCGACAGCCTGGGCCCGGTCCTGAAAGCCGAGTTCGGCGGCGTGTACATCGTTAACGAAGGCTATACGCGGGAATCCGCCGAGGCCGCCGTGGCCGCGGGCAAGGCCGACGCCGTGGCGTTCGGCGTGCCCTACATCGCCACGCCCGACCTGGCCCAGCGCCTGCAACGCAATGCGCCGCTGAACACGCCGAATCCGTCCACGTTCTACGCTTCCGGCGCCGAGGGCTACACGGACTATCCGGCGTTGCCGGCCTGA
- a CDS encoding CPBP family glutamic-type intramembrane protease, producing the protein MSAISPWSALFLAAAMLWPPATRRWALAPLAVAWAWALADGVLDPVALAWPALLALAAALVRPQASPAARAAGHALFLVLAALLFLHLLPGFHNPLVIAPAPMSPGAAPFGMYLNMDKPLVAFWIVLVLAPPMAAANTRTTLSAAFLACAAAVLACLGCALALGVVGWAPKWPESGWIWLVNNALLVTLAEEALFRGYVQQRLSEWWRSRAWGAWAALAVAAVLFGLAHYAGGWQWMLLAGLAGAAYGAAYRYGGLGAAVLAHLGLNAAHFGLFTYPMRAAAGAAF; encoded by the coding sequence ATGTCAGCTATCTCGCCCTGGTCCGCCCTGTTCCTGGCCGCCGCCATGCTGTGGCCTCCCGCCACGCGCCGCTGGGCGCTGGCGCCGTTGGCGGTTGCCTGGGCCTGGGCCCTGGCCGACGGGGTGCTCGATCCCGTGGCGCTGGCGTGGCCCGCGCTGCTGGCGCTGGCCGCGGCGCTGGTGCGCCCGCAGGCCAGTCCGGCCGCGCGCGCGGCCGGGCACGCGCTGTTCCTGGTGCTGGCCGCGCTGCTGTTCCTGCACCTGCTGCCCGGTTTTCACAACCCGCTGGTGATTGCGCCCGCGCCCATGAGCCCGGGCGCGGCGCCTTTCGGCATGTACCTGAACATGGACAAGCCGCTGGTGGCGTTCTGGATCGTGCTGGTTCTGGCGCCGCCGATGGCGGCCGCGAATACGCGCACCACCCTGTCCGCCGCGTTCCTGGCGTGCGCGGCCGCGGTGCTGGCATGCCTGGGATGCGCGCTGGCGCTGGGAGTCGTGGGATGGGCGCCCAAATGGCCCGAGTCCGGCTGGATCTGGCTGGTTAACAATGCCCTGCTGGTCACGCTGGCGGAAGAGGCGCTGTTTCGCGGCTATGTGCAGCAGCGGCTGTCCGAATGGTGGCGCAGCCGCGCCTGGGGCGCCTGGGCGGCGCTGGCCGTGGCGGCCGTGCTGTTCGGACTGGCCCATTACGCGGGCGGCTGGCAATGGATGCTGCTGGCCGGCCTGGCGGGTGCGGCCTATGGTGCCGCGTACCGGTACGGTGGCCTCGGCGCCGCGGTGCTGGCGCACCTGGGCTTGAACGCCGCGCACTTCGGACTGTTCACTTACCCGATGCGCGCGGCGGCTGGCGCGGCGTTCTAG
- a CDS encoding MAPEG family protein, with product MKTIAWLMLAAALLPFVSTIVAKAGGKKFDNNDPRAWLARQEGWRARANAAQINTFEALPFFFAAVLFALYNQAPAAHVASLMACWLGVRLGYLAMYLAGWGALRSLVWAVSVGFVIAILFAGV from the coding sequence ATGAAGACAATCGCATGGTTGATGCTGGCGGCGGCGCTGCTGCCGTTCGTATCGACGATCGTGGCCAAGGCAGGCGGCAAGAAATTCGACAACAACGATCCGCGCGCGTGGCTGGCGCGCCAGGAAGGCTGGCGGGCGCGCGCCAACGCGGCGCAGATCAACACCTTCGAGGCGCTGCCGTTCTTCTTTGCGGCCGTGTTGTTCGCGCTCTACAACCAGGCGCCCGCCGCGCACGTCGCCAGCCTGATGGCATGCTGGCTGGGTGTGCGCCTGGGCTATCTGGCCATGTACCTGGCGGGCTGGGGCGCGTTGCGTTCGCTGGTCTGGGCGGTCAGCG